Proteins encoded by one window of Apus apus isolate bApuApu2 chromosome 15, bApuApu2.pri.cur, whole genome shotgun sequence:
- the BIRC7 gene encoding baculoviral IAP repeat-containing protein 7, translating into MGDMTTAEETELRAAYCHLFESSMKSEARRLRTFWQWPSTSPVSARDLVKAGFFFVGPRDEVQCFCCGGVLKDWAPGDCPVAEHLKFFPSCKFICGEDVGNQEMLPLQEISDTVDGQFLSLLPGIDSEETALPDEPEYPDMVTEEMRLTTFQNWPQYTDMHPEQLARAGFFYTGQGDVVRCFYCDGGVRNWSFGDDPWREHAKWYPGCEFLLQSRGREFVSSVQDSFSSTTLSPRDSWDQTEDTFAFQDADQRETEPSNSREEMQSVEQKESDESPMSTEEQLRRLQEERMCKVCMDRDVSVVFVPCGHLVACGECALNLRLCPICRAVIRGSVRTFMS; encoded by the exons ATGGGGGACATGACAACAGCAGAGGAGACTGAGCTCAGGGCTGCTTACTGCCACTTGTTTGAATCCAGTATGAAGAGTGAAGCAAGAAGACTAAGGACTTTCTGGCAATGGCCAAGTACCTCACCTGTGTCTGCCCGGGATTTGGTCAAGGCTGGATTTTTCTTTGTGGGTCCAAGAGATGAAGTACAGTGTTTCTGCTGTGGTGGTGTCCTGAAGGACTGGGCACCTGGTGATTGTCCAGTAGCAGAGCACCTGAAGTTCTTTCCTTCCTGTAAATTCATTTGTGGTGAGGATGTTGGGAACCAAGAGATGCTTCCTCTTCAGGAAATCTCTGACACTGTGGATGGGCAGTTCCTCAGTCTTTTGCCAGGGATTGACAGTGAGGAGACAGCCCTGCCCGATGAGCCAGAATACCCAGACATGGTAACGGAGGAGATGAGACTGACTACATTTCAGAACTGGCCACAGTACACTGACATGCATCCTGAGCAGCTGGCCAGAGCAGGATTCTTTTACACTG GACAAGGTGATGTAGTGAGGTGTTTTTACTGTGATGGAGGTGTGAGGAATTGGTCATTTGGAGACGATCCTTGGAGGGAACATGCCAAATGGTATCCGGG GTGTGAATTTTTACTGCAGTCAAGGGGGAGAGAATTTGTTAGCAGTGTCCAGGATTCCTTTTCTAGCACCACATTATCTCCA AGAGATTCCTGGGATCAGACTGAAGATACCTTTGCTTTCCAAG ATGCTGATCAGAGAGAGACTGAACCATCAAATTCAAGAGAAGAAATGCAATCTGTGGAACAAAAGGAATCAG atGAGTCTCCGATGAGCACAGAAGAACAGCTCCGACGCCTCCAAGAGGAAAGGATGTGCAAAGTGTGCATGGACAGAGACGTGTCTGTTGTGTTTGTGCCTTGTGGCCACCTGGTTGCTTGTGGAGAATGTGCCCTCAATTTGAGATTGTGTCCTATCTGCAGAGCAGTCATCCGGGGAAGTGTGAGGACATTCATGTCTTGA